From the Rhodoferax sp. WC2427 genome, one window contains:
- a CDS encoding LysR family transcriptional regulator yields MRHSLVPAGLRYADQVARSGSIQKAARELHVAASAINRQILQLEEELGVPLFERLPRGMRLTASGDALITLARHWLQDERGVVAEIRRLQGVHQGHVSLVAMDSHATSVMPALVRDLGALHPLVSLSIALATPDDAEAALLTGQADLAAIFNLKPRRELLVLWKSALPLGCVVAPGHPLAQRETVSFQEAMAHPVALQSKALTIRRYLEAQYSWLFKEPRRYTETNSLQLVKQLALGGHHVVFTSELDVASELASGTLVFIPIRDRGAEPQEISVAVDATKPPGPVVKLVSERLIQALQDCLAAARGQAASKD; encoded by the coding sequence ATGCGCCATTCCCTCGTTCCCGCCGGACTGCGCTACGCCGACCAGGTGGCGCGCTCGGGCTCCATCCAGAAGGCCGCGCGCGAGCTCCACGTGGCGGCTTCGGCCATCAACCGGCAGATCCTGCAACTGGAGGAAGAACTCGGCGTGCCTTTGTTCGAGCGGCTGCCGCGCGGCATGCGCTTGACGGCCTCGGGCGACGCACTCATCACGCTGGCGCGCCACTGGCTGCAAGACGAACGGGGGGTGGTCGCCGAGATCCGCCGCCTCCAGGGCGTCCACCAGGGCCATGTGTCGCTGGTGGCTATGGACAGCCATGCCACCAGCGTCATGCCCGCCCTGGTGCGGGATCTGGGTGCGCTGCATCCGCTGGTCAGCCTGTCCATCGCGCTGGCCACGCCCGACGATGCCGAGGCGGCACTGCTGACCGGCCAGGCCGACCTGGCCGCCATCTTCAACCTGAAGCCGCGCCGGGAACTGCTGGTGCTGTGGAAGAGCGCGTTGCCGCTGGGCTGCGTGGTGGCACCCGGCCACCCGCTGGCGCAGCGCGAGACGGTGAGTTTCCAGGAGGCCATGGCCCACCCGGTGGCGCTGCAGAGCAAGGCGCTGACGATCCGGCGGTATCTGGAGGCGCAGTACAGCTGGCTGTTCAAGGAACCGCGCCGCTATACCGAGACCAACTCGCTGCAGCTGGTCAAGCAGCTGGCACTGGGCGGCCACCATGTGGTGTTCACGTCCGAGCTGGACGTGGCATCGGAGCTGGCGTCCGGAACGCTGGTCTTCATCCCCATCCGGGACCGGGGGGCCGAACCCCAGGAAATCAGCGTGGCCGTGGATGCCACCAAGCCGCCCGGACCGGTGGTGAAGCTGGTGTCCGAGCGGCTCATCCAAGCGCTGCAGGACTGCCTGGCGGCGGCACGGGGGCAAGCTGCCTCCAAGGACTAG
- a CDS encoding low molecular weight protein tyrosine phosphatase family protein encodes MPRVLFICSRNRLRSPTAEQFFSTVPGVETDSAGLAPDAECPLSADQVEWADIIFVMEKRHRTQLTQRFKRHLSGKKVVCLDIPDNYQFMQSELVALLGKRVAGHLG; translated from the coding sequence ATGCCCCGCGTACTCTTCATCTGCAGCCGCAATAGATTGCGCAGCCCCACGGCGGAGCAATTTTTCTCCACCGTACCGGGCGTAGAAACCGACTCCGCCGGCCTGGCGCCCGACGCCGAATGCCCGCTGAGCGCGGACCAGGTCGAGTGGGCTGACATCATCTTTGTGATGGAGAAACGGCACCGCACGCAGCTGACCCAGCGGTTCAAGCGGCACCTATCCGGGAAGAAAGTGGTGTGCCTGGATATACCGGACAACTACCAGTTCATGCAGTCGGAGCTCGTGGCGTTGTTGGGGAAGCGGGTGGCGGGGCATTTGGGGTAG
- a CDS encoding LysR family transcriptional regulator: MDRFLWMTCFARAVETGSFSAAGRDLGLGQPNVSRYVAALEDHLQTRLLHRSTRKLALTPEGERYYAEARRILDAVDESESSFRENVNPSGLLRVACPTALAHTFVLPHVPTFLERYPGLELDLQINDRYVNLVDERAELAIRIGHLEDSALRARRIGLFGRVCVASKGYLAQRGVPGTPDDLRGHDCVVYTLLSSGATWRFRDTEVPVSGRLRVNSPEAIRESVNAGLGIGHGPEWLYEEGLKNGNLQLLLTEYAAPPVPIQVIYVANRLLPKRAIVFMDFIAEAFSKVPALNAHHELPLVR; encoded by the coding sequence GTGGACCGTTTTTTGTGGATGACATGCTTCGCTCGTGCCGTTGAGACAGGCAGTTTCTCCGCTGCGGGCCGCGACCTGGGGCTAGGACAGCCAAACGTCAGCCGCTATGTGGCGGCACTGGAAGATCATCTGCAAACGCGGCTGCTGCACCGGTCAACGCGCAAGCTTGCCCTCACGCCCGAGGGGGAACGCTACTACGCGGAAGCACGGCGAATTCTTGACGCCGTGGACGAATCAGAGTCGTCATTCAGGGAGAACGTCAACCCCTCCGGATTGCTACGCGTCGCTTGTCCGACGGCGCTGGCCCACACATTCGTGTTGCCCCATGTGCCCACCTTCCTGGAACGCTATCCAGGGTTGGAGTTGGATCTCCAGATCAATGACCGCTATGTGAATCTGGTCGATGAGAGGGCTGAACTGGCGATTCGGATCGGGCATTTGGAAGACAGCGCACTGCGCGCGCGGCGGATAGGCTTGTTCGGACGCGTGTGCGTTGCCAGCAAGGGATATCTGGCTCAACGCGGAGTCCCCGGTACTCCCGATGATCTACGCGGGCACGATTGCGTGGTGTACACCTTGCTGTCGTCCGGTGCCACATGGCGTTTCCGGGATACCGAAGTTCCCGTCTCTGGCAGGCTTCGCGTCAACTCACCTGAAGCCATCCGCGAATCTGTCAATGCAGGGCTAGGGATCGGGCATGGGCCGGAATGGCTGTACGAGGAAGGGCTGAAAAACGGTAATTTGCAGTTGTTACTGACGGAATACGCCGCCCCGCCTGTTCCCATTCAAGTCATTTACGTTGCGAACAGACTTCTTCCGAAGCGGGCCATCGTATTCATGGATTTCATCGCCGAAGCGTTTTCAAAGGTTCCTGCACTCAACGCCCACCATGAGCTGCCTCTGGTTCGATAA
- a CDS encoding SDR family oxidoreductase, whose protein sequence is MSRLQGKRTLITGGTSGIGLETAKQFLAEGARVIVTGVNPDSIAKAQAELGSEVLVLRADSASVAAQKTLAQAVQAHYGQLDIAFLNAGVSVWLPIEAWTEEMFDRSFDINVKGPYFLIQALLPVFANPASVVLNTSVSAHIGAAHSSVYAATKAAFLNMSKTLSGELLARGIRVNAVSPGPVETPLYDKMGIPEAYRDQLNKDIAASIPFGRFGTPEEVAKAVLYLACDESRWTVGSEIIVDGGRTLNG, encoded by the coding sequence ATGTCCCGATTGCAAGGCAAACGTACTCTCATCACCGGCGGCACCAGCGGCATTGGCCTGGAAACGGCCAAGCAGTTCCTCGCCGAAGGCGCACGCGTCATCGTCACCGGTGTCAACCCGGACTCCATCGCAAAGGCCCAGGCAGAACTGGGTAGCGAGGTTCTGGTACTGCGTGCCGACTCAGCCAGTGTGGCCGCGCAGAAGACGTTGGCGCAAGCCGTCCAGGCGCACTATGGCCAGCTCGACATCGCCTTTCTCAACGCCGGCGTCTCCGTCTGGTTGCCAATCGAAGCGTGGACGGAAGAAATGTTCGATCGCTCGTTCGACATCAACGTCAAGGGGCCTTACTTCCTGATCCAAGCACTGTTGCCTGTTTTCGCAAACCCCGCATCGGTGGTGCTCAATACGTCGGTCAGCGCGCACATTGGCGCGGCGCATTCATCGGTCTATGCCGCAACCAAGGCTGCATTTCTGAACATGTCGAAGACGCTTTCGGGTGAATTGCTAGCGCGTGGCATTCGCGTCAACGCCGTCAGTCCTGGCCCGGTTGAAACGCCGCTGTACGACAAGATGGGCATTCCTGAGGCCTATCGCGATCAGCTCAACAAGGACATTGCCGCAAGCATTCCGTTTGGTCGCTTCGGCACGCCTGAGGAAGTAGCCAAGGCGGTGCTGTATCTGGCTTGCGACGAGTCCCGATGGACTGTGGGCTCTGAAATCATCGTTGACGGTGGTCGCACTCTTAACGGCTGA
- a CDS encoding Bug family tripartite tricarboxylate transporter substrate binding protein, with protein MNTRRKISLLACALGLLAAVPAGAQGTYPDHPVKLVVALPAGGGVDIIARLVGQKLAAVTGQPFVVDNRAGASGRIGLPFVAKAAPDGYTLMASPASFLTTNKSIFKELPYDPQADFVPITKLANQSMVLVVKDKQKFSSAAALLAAAKAKPGGLNYASSGDGSPQHLAALMFETRAQVRMTHIPYKGGALAITDLLGGNVDLLFAPLPEALPYLKTGKLTALALMSDKRSALIADVPTMREAGIPNMVMQTWIGLLAPAGTPRPLVDQLNRQVHALLQSEDVKKQLYEIGMDQAPTTPEQFQQTIAQEIALHADLVKASGLVPQ; from the coding sequence ATGAACACTCGACGCAAAATTTCCCTCCTGGCGTGCGCGCTGGGCCTGCTGGCCGCGGTGCCCGCTGGCGCCCAGGGCACCTATCCCGACCATCCGGTGAAACTCGTTGTGGCGCTGCCCGCGGGTGGTGGGGTGGACATCATTGCGCGCCTGGTCGGCCAGAAGCTGGCCGCCGTCACCGGCCAGCCCTTCGTGGTGGACAACCGGGCCGGAGCCTCTGGCCGCATCGGCCTGCCGTTCGTGGCCAAGGCCGCGCCGGACGGCTACACCTTGATGGCGTCACCCGCGTCGTTCCTGACCACCAACAAAAGCATCTTCAAAGAGCTGCCTTACGACCCGCAGGCCGATTTCGTACCCATCACCAAGCTGGCCAACCAGTCGATGGTGCTGGTGGTCAAGGACAAGCAAAAGTTCTCCAGCGCAGCGGCGCTCTTGGCCGCCGCCAAGGCCAAGCCCGGGGGCCTGAACTACGCCAGCTCGGGCGACGGCAGCCCCCAACACCTGGCCGCGCTGATGTTCGAGACCCGGGCGCAGGTGCGCATGACCCACATACCGTACAAAGGCGGCGCGCTGGCCATCACCGACCTGCTGGGCGGCAACGTAGACCTGCTGTTCGCGCCCCTGCCCGAGGCGCTGCCCTACCTCAAGACCGGTAAGCTCACCGCGCTGGCGCTGATGAGCGACAAGCGCTCGGCACTGATCGCCGACGTGCCCACGATGCGCGAAGCAGGCATCCCCAACATGGTCATGCAGACCTGGATCGGCCTGCTGGCTCCCGCTGGCACGCCCCGCCCCCTGGTGGACCAGCTCAACCGCCAGGTGCACGCCCTGCTGCAGAGCGAGGACGTGAAGAAACAACTCTATGAGATCGGCATGGACCAGGCCCCCACCACCCCCGAGCAATTCCAGCAAACCATCGCCCAGGAGATCGCGCTGCATGCCGACCTGGTAAAGGCTTCGGGGCTGGTGCCGCAGTAG
- a CDS encoding efflux RND transporter periplasmic adaptor subunit, producing MHKNAIYSVAALALSISAIGLFSINSQAADKAQAAAPKPALTVTTVQPQRSPWAVQLSANGNVAAWQEASIGSEASGLRLLEVRANVGDVVRAGQVLATFADESVQADVAQAKANVLEAEANAQDASGNAARARTLQATGALSEQQITQYQTTEQVAKARVAAARATLVVQQQRLQHTQVRAPDFGVISARSATVGAVLGSGTELFRMVRQGRLEWRAEVTAAELERIKVGTIAQVRTAQGTPVQGKVRMVAPTVDPQTRMGLVYVDLPASNLKPGMFASGAFALGQTTALTVPQTAVVVRDAFSFVYRVGKDQRVAQVKVQTGRQLGDRLEITSALPPDAVLVASGAGFLNDGDLVRVVQESKPNVSPAPSAPAQAASK from the coding sequence ATGCACAAAAATGCTATTTATTCCGTAGCTGCTCTCGCCCTGTCCATCAGCGCCATCGGCCTTTTTTCTATAAATTCTCAAGCCGCGGACAAGGCCCAGGCCGCTGCGCCCAAGCCCGCGCTCACCGTCACCACCGTGCAGCCGCAGCGCAGCCCCTGGGCGGTACAGCTCAGCGCCAACGGCAACGTGGCGGCCTGGCAAGAGGCCAGCATCGGCAGCGAAGCCAGCGGCCTGCGCCTGCTGGAAGTACGCGCCAATGTGGGCGATGTGGTGCGTGCCGGGCAGGTGCTGGCCACCTTTGCCGACGAGAGCGTGCAGGCCGATGTGGCCCAGGCGAAGGCGAATGTGCTGGAGGCCGAGGCCAATGCCCAGGATGCCAGCGGCAACGCCGCCCGCGCCCGCACGCTGCAGGCCACCGGGGCCCTGAGCGAGCAGCAGATCACCCAGTACCAGACCACCGAGCAGGTGGCCAAAGCCCGGGTGGCCGCCGCCCGCGCCACGCTGGTGGTGCAGCAGCAGCGCCTGCAGCACACCCAGGTGCGGGCCCCCGACTTTGGGGTCATCAGCGCCCGCAGCGCCACCGTGGGCGCGGTGCTGGGCAGCGGCACCGAGCTGTTCCGCATGGTGCGCCAGGGGCGGCTGGAGTGGCGCGCCGAGGTCACCGCCGCGGAGCTGGAGCGCATCAAGGTGGGCACCATCGCCCAGGTGCGCACGGCCCAAGGCACGCCGGTGCAGGGCAAGGTGCGCATGGTGGCCCCCACGGTCGACCCGCAAACCCGCATGGGGCTGGTGTATGTAGATTTGCCTGCGTCGAATCTCAAGCCCGGTATGTTTGCCAGCGGCGCATTTGCGCTGGGCCAAACGACCGCGCTGACCGTGCCGCAAACCGCCGTGGTGGTGCGCGATGCCTTCAGCTTTGTCTACCGCGTGGGCAAAGACCAGCGGGTGGCCCAGGTCAAGGTGCAAACCGGACGGCAGCTGGGCGACCGGCTGGAGATCACCAGCGCTTTGCCCCCCGATGCGGTGCTGGTGGCCAGCGGCGCGGGCTTTTTGAACGACGGCGATCTGGTGCGGGTGGTGCAGGAATCCAAGCCGAATGTGTCCCCAGCGCCCTCTGCACCAGCGCAAGCAGCTAGCAAATAA
- a CDS encoding glutathione S-transferase family protein, whose amino-acid sequence MPQTQLTLISHPLCPFVQRAAIVLLEKGVSFARIDVDLAAKPDWFLALSPTGKVPLLKVSQADGPDAVLFESMVICEYLEESQGGAALYPVDVLSRARQRGWIEFGTATLAEAWQFLNAKDRPTADAKQAAFQDRLQQLETVLVEGPYFGGAAFGMVDAVFAPLFRYFDILEPTVSQPIFENLPRVTAWRDALASRQSVIAAVTGDYAERFQQHLRQHQVLLAHRQLVHHMPESARGSPPDGSAT is encoded by the coding sequence ATGCCACAAACGCAATTGACACTCATCAGCCACCCTCTATGCCCGTTCGTTCAACGGGCGGCTATCGTCCTTCTGGAAAAGGGCGTGTCGTTCGCCAGGATCGATGTCGATCTCGCGGCCAAGCCGGACTGGTTTCTGGCGCTTTCGCCAACCGGTAAGGTGCCATTGCTCAAGGTAAGCCAGGCGGATGGACCGGATGCCGTTCTCTTTGAAAGCATGGTGATCTGCGAGTATCTCGAGGAATCTCAGGGCGGCGCAGCGTTATATCCTGTCGATGTACTGTCTCGTGCCCGGCAGCGGGGCTGGATCGAGTTCGGCACGGCAACCCTCGCCGAGGCCTGGCAGTTCCTCAACGCCAAGGATCGCCCGACCGCAGATGCAAAGCAGGCGGCGTTCCAGGACAGGCTCCAGCAGCTGGAAACGGTGCTCGTGGAAGGGCCCTATTTCGGCGGTGCCGCCTTCGGCATGGTCGATGCCGTGTTCGCGCCCCTTTTCCGCTATTTCGACATCCTCGAGCCGACGGTATCGCAGCCGATCTTCGAGAACCTTCCCCGCGTCACAGCGTGGCGGGACGCGCTGGCAAGTCGACAAAGTGTTATTGCTGCGGTGACAGGAGACTATGCCGAGCGATTCCAGCAGCACCTTCGCCAGCATCAGGTGCTCCTCGCGCACAGACAGCTGGTTCACCACATGCCGGAGTCGGCCAGGGGCAGTCCACCTGATGGTTCGGCGACATGA
- the uraD gene encoding 2-oxo-4-hydroxy-4-carboxy-5-ureidoimidazoline decarboxylase, with amino-acid sequence MSTRSTLEHLNTCAPEVFCATLADIWEHAPWVARGVVDQRPFATIDALHTAMVEVVAALDEPARVAFYAGHPELAGDDARRGLMTDASVAEQGTLALARLDTVDAERWSALNRAYRARFGFPFILCIRRHTRESALQAFEQRLGHDRNTELATTLSEIAAITRLRLDRLVPDAPEVSHTASHGESIPS; translated from the coding sequence ATGAGCACACGATCTACCCTGGAACACCTCAACACCTGCGCACCCGAGGTCTTTTGCGCCACCCTGGCCGACATCTGGGAGCACGCCCCCTGGGTGGCACGCGGTGTGGTCGACCAGCGCCCTTTTGCGACCATCGATGCCCTGCACACCGCGATGGTGGAGGTGGTGGCCGCTCTGGACGAGCCCGCACGCGTCGCCTTCTATGCCGGACACCCGGAACTGGCCGGTGACGACGCCCGCCGGGGTTTGATGACCGATGCGTCGGTTGCCGAGCAGGGCACCTTGGCGCTGGCGCGGCTGGACACCGTGGATGCCGAGCGCTGGAGCGCCCTCAACCGGGCCTACCGGGCGCGCTTCGGCTTCCCGTTCATTCTGTGCATCCGCCGCCACACGCGGGAGTCGGCCCTGCAGGCCTTCGAGCAGCGGCTGGGGCACGACCGCAACACCGAGCTGGCCACCACGCTCAGCGAAATCGCCGCCATCACCCGCCTGCGCCTAGACCGCCTGGTGCCCGATGCGCCCGAGGTTTCCCACACGGCCAGCCACGGCGAATCGATTCCTTCTTGA
- a CDS encoding homocysteine S-methyltransferase family protein, with protein sequence MTHALPQLTGGIFLSDGGLETSLVFLDNIALPHFAAFTLLQDELGQERLKSYYVPYLELCGEMPGAGFILETPTWRASSDWAALLGIDATRLKALNTQAAQMMCAMRARWAPRLSGPIVVSGVIGPRGDGYVADAPTSVDEAADYHLLQAQALAAGGVDMLAGVTMTTAAEALGISIAARRVGLPVAISFTVETDGRLPSGESLGDAIGKVDAYAPPAYFAINCAHPRHFEHALPVGEPWIARIQGVRANASTKSHAELDDSTELDIGDPEDLAQRYRGLQGALPRLNVLGGCCGTDWRHLRAIRDAWTSQAF encoded by the coding sequence ATGACCCATGCACTTCCCCAACTCACGGGGGGAATCTTCTTGAGCGACGGCGGCCTTGAGACCTCGCTCGTGTTCCTCGACAACATTGCATTGCCACACTTTGCGGCCTTTACGCTGCTGCAAGATGAGCTTGGCCAAGAGCGACTGAAAAGTTACTACGTTCCATACCTTGAACTCTGCGGTGAGATGCCAGGCGCTGGTTTCATACTGGAAACACCCACCTGGCGTGCCAGTTCCGACTGGGCCGCTCTCCTGGGCATCGATGCCACCCGCCTGAAAGCACTTAACACCCAGGCGGCGCAGATGATGTGCGCGATGCGTGCGCGCTGGGCTCCACGCCTCAGCGGGCCCATCGTTGTCAGCGGGGTCATAGGCCCGCGGGGCGACGGCTACGTTGCCGATGCCCCCACCAGTGTGGACGAAGCTGCCGATTACCACCTCCTGCAGGCGCAGGCGCTTGCCGCAGGCGGGGTCGACATGCTCGCCGGGGTCACGATGACCACAGCCGCCGAGGCCCTGGGCATTTCCATCGCGGCACGGCGGGTGGGTTTGCCCGTGGCCATCTCTTTCACGGTAGAAACCGACGGCCGATTGCCCAGCGGCGAATCGTTGGGTGATGCGATAGGGAAAGTGGACGCGTATGCGCCGCCAGCGTACTTTGCCATCAATTGCGCGCATCCGCGGCACTTCGAACATGCCTTGCCGGTGGGCGAGCCCTGGATTGCGCGCATCCAAGGTGTCCGTGCAAACGCCTCGACGAAGAGCCACGCTGAGCTCGATGACTCAACCGAACTGGACATAGGCGACCCTGAAGACCTGGCCCAACGGTACCGTGGACTCCAAGGTGCCTTGCCGCGGCTGAATGTACTGGGCGGCTGCTGCGGCACCGACTGGCGCCACCTGCGCGCCATACGCGATGCGTGGACCAGCCAGGCATTCTGA
- a CDS encoding efflux RND transporter permease subunit, with product MNVSSWSIKNPIPAVMLFVLLTFAGLLSFNAMKVQNFPDIDLPTVTVSASLPGAAPAQLETEVARKLENSIATVQGLKHIYTSVQDGSVTVTAEFRLEKPVQEAVDDVRSAVARVRSDLPGDVRDPIVNKVDMAAQPVLAFTIRSPKLDAEALSWFVDFEVTRKLLAVRGVGAVSRVGGVTREVQVALDPLKLQALGATAADISRQLRLVQLDSAGGRADLGVGEQPVRTLATVQTAQELGQLQLALADGRRIRLDQVATVTDTVAEQRSAALLNGQPVVGFEVARSRGESEVAVGAAVQKALAELKLQHPDMELTESFNFVTPVEEEYTGSMHLLYEGAILAVVVVWLFLRDWRATLVSAVALPLSVIPAFIGMYLLGFSVNVITLLALSLVVGILVDDAIVEVENIVRHLRMGKTPYQAAMEAADEIGLAVVATTFTLVAVFLPTAFMSGIAGKFFKQFGWTASLAVVASLVVARVLTPMMAAYILKPIVGAEKDAGWMRVYMRWATWCLKHRVLTMVGATVFFFGSIALIPLLPTGFIPPDDNSQTQAYLELPPGSTLAQTSVAAEQARTLIAQVAHVQSIYTTIGGGSAGGDPFAPAGAAEARKATLTIQLSPRGDRPRKQGIENAIRSALEPLPGVRSKVGLGGSGEKYVLVLTGEDPVALQAAAQAVEKDLRTIQGLGQVASSASLIRPEIAVRPDFARAADLGVTSSAIGETLRIATLGDYDISLPKLNLSQRQVPIVVKLDDAARKDLSVLERLAVPGSKGPVMLGQVATLETNGGPAVISRYDRTRNVNFEIELSGLPLGDVKEAVQKLPAMAQLPPGVKVVEIGDAEVMGELFASFGLAMLTGVLCIYIVLVLLFKDFLHPVTILCALPLALGGAFVGLLVAQKSFSMPSLIGLIMLMGIATKNSILLVEYAIVARRDHGMTRVEALLDACHKRARPIIMTTLAMGAGMLPIALGWGAADSSFRSPMSVAVIGGLITSTVLSLLVVPAVFTYIDDLEHWFKRMGAKLRGKSPPVPQAKALS from the coding sequence ATGAACGTCTCCTCCTGGTCCATCAAGAACCCGATTCCGGCGGTGATGCTGTTTGTGCTGCTGACGTTTGCCGGGCTGCTGTCCTTCAACGCCATGAAGGTGCAGAACTTCCCCGACATCGACCTGCCCACGGTCACCGTGTCCGCCAGCCTGCCCGGCGCGGCCCCGGCCCAGCTGGAAACCGAAGTCGCCCGCAAGCTGGAGAACTCCATCGCCACGGTGCAGGGCCTGAAGCACATCTACACCTCGGTGCAGGACGGCAGCGTCACCGTCACGGCAGAGTTCCGGCTGGAAAAGCCGGTGCAGGAGGCGGTGGACGACGTGCGCTCTGCCGTGGCCCGCGTGCGCAGCGACCTGCCGGGCGACGTACGCGACCCCATCGTCAACAAGGTGGACATGGCGGCCCAGCCGGTGCTGGCCTTCACCATCCGCAGCCCGAAGCTGGACGCCGAGGCGCTGTCGTGGTTTGTCGACTTTGAGGTCACCCGCAAGCTGCTGGCGGTGCGCGGCGTGGGGGCCGTGAGCCGCGTGGGCGGCGTGACCCGCGAGGTGCAGGTGGCGCTGGACCCGCTCAAGCTGCAGGCGCTGGGCGCCACCGCCGCCGACATTTCGCGCCAGCTGCGGCTGGTGCAGCTAGACAGCGCCGGGGGCCGCGCCGACCTGGGGGTGGGCGAGCAACCGGTGCGCACCCTGGCCACGGTGCAAACCGCCCAGGAGCTGGGCCAATTGCAACTGGCGCTGGCCGATGGCCGCCGCATCCGCCTCGACCAGGTGGCCACCGTGACCGACACCGTCGCCGAGCAACGCTCTGCGGCGCTACTCAACGGCCAGCCGGTGGTGGGCTTCGAGGTGGCGCGCAGCCGCGGCGAAAGCGAGGTGGCGGTGGGCGCGGCGGTGCAAAAGGCGCTGGCCGAGCTCAAACTGCAGCACCCCGACATGGAGCTCACCGAGTCCTTCAACTTTGTGACCCCGGTGGAAGAGGAATACACCGGCTCCATGCACCTGCTGTACGAGGGCGCCATCCTGGCGGTGGTGGTGGTGTGGCTGTTTTTGCGCGACTGGCGGGCCACACTGGTGTCGGCGGTGGCGCTGCCGCTGTCGGTCATTCCGGCCTTCATCGGCATGTATTTGCTGGGCTTTTCGGTCAACGTGATCACGCTGCTGGCGCTGTCGCTGGTGGTGGGCATTTTGGTGGACGACGCCATCGTGGAGGTGGAAAACATCGTGCGGCATCTGCGCATGGGCAAGACCCCGTACCAGGCGGCCATGGAGGCGGCCGACGAGATCGGCCTGGCCGTGGTGGCCACCACCTTTACCCTGGTGGCGGTGTTTTTGCCCACCGCCTTCATGAGCGGCATTGCGGGCAAGTTCTTCAAGCAGTTTGGCTGGACCGCCTCGCTGGCGGTGGTGGCCTCGCTGGTGGTGGCGCGGGTGCTCACGCCGATGATGGCGGCCTACATTTTGAAGCCCATCGTCGGGGCCGAAAAAGACGCCGGCTGGATGCGCGTCTACATGCGCTGGGCCACCTGGTGCCTGAAGCACCGGGTGCTGACCATGGTGGGGGCCACGGTGTTCTTCTTTGGCTCGATCGCGCTGATTCCGCTGCTGCCCACCGGCTTCATCCCGCCCGACGACAACTCGCAAACCCAGGCCTATCTCGAGCTGCCGCCCGGCTCCACCCTGGCACAAACCAGCGTGGCCGCCGAGCAGGCCCGCACGCTGATCGCCCAGGTGGCGCACGTGCAAAGCATCTACACCACCATCGGCGGCGGCAGCGCGGGCGGCGATCCGTTTGCCCCGGCCGGGGCCGCCGAGGCGCGCAAGGCCACGCTGACCATCCAGCTCAGCCCGCGCGGCGACCGGCCCCGCAAGCAGGGCATTGAAAACGCCATCCGCAGCGCGCTGGAGCCGCTGCCCGGCGTGCGCAGCAAGGTCGGCCTGGGCGGCTCGGGCGAAAAATACGTGCTGGTGCTCACCGGCGAAGACCCGGTCGCCCTGCAGGCCGCCGCGCAGGCGGTGGAGAAAGACCTGCGCACCATCCAGGGTCTGGGCCAGGTCGCGTCCAGCGCCAGCCTGATCCGGCCCGAGATCGCAGTGCGGCCCGACTTTGCCCGCGCCGCCGACCTGGGCGTGACCAGCAGCGCTATTGGCGAGACGCTGCGCATTGCCACGCTGGGCGACTACGACATTTCGTTACCGAAGCTGAACCTGTCGCAGCGCCAGGTGCCCATCGTCGTCAAGCTCGATGACGCGGCCCGCAAAGACCTCAGCGTGCTGGAGCGCCTGGCCGTGCCGGGTAGCAAAGGCCCGGTGATGCTGGGCCAGGTGGCCACGCTGGAGACCAACGGCGGCCCGGCCGTCATCAGCCGCTACGACCGCACCCGCAACGTCAACTTCGAGATCGAGCTCTCGGGCCTGCCGCTGGGCGACGTGAAAGAAGCCGTACAAAAGCTGCCCGCCATGGCCCAGCTACCGCCCGGCGTGAAGGTGGTGGAAATTGGCGATGCCGAGGTGATGGGCGAGCTGTTTGCCAGCTTCGGCCTGGCCATGCTGACGGGCGTGCTGTGCATCTACATCGTGCTGGTGCTGCTGTTCAAAGACTTTTTGCACCCGGTGACGATTCTGTGCGCGCTGCCGCTGGCGCTGGGCGGGGCCTTCGTGGGCCTGCTGGTCGCGCAAAAGAGCTTCTCCATGCCCTCGCTGATCGGCCTGATCATGCTCATGGGTATTGCCACCAAGAACTCCATCCTGCTGGTGGAATACGCCATCGTGGCCCGCCGCGACCATGGCATGACGCGGGTCGAGGCCCTGCTGGACGCCTGCCACAAACGCGCCCGCCCCATCATCATGACCACCCTGGCCATGGGCGCGGGCATGCTGCCGATTGCGCTGGGCTGGGGCGCGGCGGATTCGAGCTTCCGCAGCCCGATGTCGGTGGCGGTGATTGGCGGGCTGATCACGTCTACGGTGCTGAGTTTGCTGGTGGTGCCTGCGGTGTTTACCTACATCGATGATTTGGAGCACTGGTTCAAGCGCATGGGGGCGAAACTGCGGGGCAAATCGCCCCCGGTGCCGCAGGCCAAGGCGCTATCTTAA